In a single window of the Aquarana catesbeiana isolate 2022-GZ linkage group LG13, ASM4218655v1, whole genome shotgun sequence genome:
- the CTXND2 gene encoding cortexin domain containing 2, producing MDDPTLLPLVDVDKGFAIALFLLLCVFLAMMIVRCARLIMDPYKDIPNSMWEDQ from the coding sequence ATGGATGACCCCACCTTACTGCCCCTTGTGGATGTGGATAAAGGATTTGCTATTGCATTGTTCCTGCTCCTTTGCGTGTTCCTCGCCATGATGATCGTACGCTGTGCTCGCCTTATAATGGATCCCTATAAAGACATCCCAAATTCCATGTGGGAAGACCAGTAG